The window TAGACGTTGGGCTGTCACGAGACTGTCATTTACTCAGCATAGACGTTGGGCTGTCACGAGACTGTCATTTACTCAGCATAGATGTTGGGCTGTCACGAGACTGTCATTTACTCACCATAGACGGTTGGGCTGTCACGAGACTGTCATTTACTCATCATAGACGGTTGGGCTGTCACGAGACTGTCATTTACTCAGCATAGACGTTGGGCTGTCACGAGACTGTCATTTACTCAGCATAGACGTTGGGCTGTCACGAGACTGTCATTTACTCAGCATAGATGTTGGGCTGTCACGAGACTGTCATTTACTCAGCATAGACGGTTGGGCTGTCACGAGACTGTCATTTACTCAGCATAGACGGTTGGCCTGTCACGAGACTGTCATTTACTCAGCATAGATGTTGGGCTGTCACGAGACTGTCATTTACTCAGCATAGACGTTGGACTGTCACGAGACTGTCATTTACTCAGCACAGAGACAATGAAGTGACTCAGAAAGGAGTGTTGGCAGAGACGGGTTCATGATGTTTCAGAAGTCATCAGTAACGATTATTATAAAATCATTCATGAAACAATGAAGCGAGAGTAAGGTGTTGTATAATCTTAGTCTACTATTACAGGgattatgatatgctatgtgTTGTGGAATATGAGATAGATTGTGATGTACTGTAAGGGATTTATTGGGATATTCATTTAAATGTTGAAATGGGAAATACAACatgctgtcctctcctcccctgtcgtAAGAGATGCCTCTTCGTGTCTAGAGAACAGATGGAACCTGAGCAGCCCATCTGTCTCTCATGTAAAGTCAATGACCCCAGTTCAGCTGGTCTCACTGGCCGCGCTGGTCCTCGCAGTGGGACTGAGACCTCACAGTTGGACTGAGACTTCACAGTGGAACTGAGACCCTCACAGTGGGGTTGAAACCTCACAGTGGGACTGAGACCTCACAGTGGAACTGAGACCCTCACAGTGGGACTGAAACCTCACAGTGGGACTGAGACCTCACAGTGGGGCTGAGACTTCACAGTGGGACTGAGACCTCACAGTGGGACTGAGAACTCACAGTGGGACTGAGAACTCACAGTGGGACTGAGACCTCACAGTGGGACTGAGACTTCACAGTGAGACTGAGACTTCACAGTGGGACTGAGACCTCACAGTGGGACTGAGACTTCACAGTGGGACTGAGACTTCACAGTGTGACTGAGACCTCACAGTGGGACTAAGACCTCACAGTGGGACTGAGACCTCACAGTGGGATTGAGACCTCACAGTGGGACTGAAACCTCACAGTGGGACTGAGACCTCACAGTGGGACTGAGACCTCACATTGAGACTGAGACCTCACAGTGAGACTGAGACCCTCACAGTGGGACTGATACCCTCACAGTGGGACTGAGACCCTCACAGTGGGACTGAAACCTCACAGTGGAACTGAGACCCTCACATTGAGACTGAGACCTCACAGTGGGACTGAAACCTCACAGTGGGACTGAAACCTCACAGTGGAACTGAAACCTCACAGTGGAACTGAGACCCTCACAGTGGGACTGAGACCTCACAGTGGAACTGAAACCTCACAGTGGAACTGAGACCCTCACAGTGGGACTGAGACTACACAGTGGAACTGAGACCTCTTTATAGAGAGAGGAGTACCGAAGAATTTTAAACGAAATTGACTGTCACAGTCATTGTGAtaacattttattattttttttattaataaacAACATTACAAAAACAAACACGAATATTAAAATCActccaaatttaaaaaaaaatacttataTGAGGGGATTTGCATAGATCCGTCGGTAAACCATTGGTACGGTGTCACCACACACAGTTAGAAGAAACACGTAAAACAGACtgagccctctccctcttcaaaTATAACTATGACGGCATTCTTACAATATGCATATGGTATTGTTAAATCTTATGTCCGTTCACTTGGTTATAAACTCTCACTGAAATATGACTAGTTGCATCCACGTCGCCTCAGGGGAACGGTATTTATAAATATACACTGAGCGGACAAaaaattaggaacacctgctctttctgtagacacagactgaccaggtgaatccaggtgaaagatatgatcccttattgatgtcacttgttaaatccacattaaatcagtgtagaatgaaggggaagagacagggttAAGAAAGAGttaagcctggagacaattgagacatggattgtgtatgtgtgccattcagagggtaaacgGGCAAGACAGAAGATTTAagagcctttgaacggggtatggtagtagatgccagacgcaccagtttgtgtcaagaactgcaaagctgctgggttttcacgctcaacagtttcccgtgtgtatcaagaatggtccaccacccaaaggacatccagccaacttgacacaactgtaggaagcattggagtcaacatgggccagcatcgctgtggaactctttcaacaccttgtagagtcaacatggaccagcatcgctgtggaactctttcgacaccttgtagagtcaacatggaccagcatccctgtggaacgctttcaacaccttgtagagtcaacatggaccagcatccctgtggaacgctatcaacaccttgtagagtcaacatggaccagcatccctgtggaacgctttcaacaccttgtagagtcaacatggaccagcatccctgtggaacgctttcaacaccttgtagagtcaacatggaccagcatcgctgtggaactctttcaacaccttgtagagtcaacatgggccagcatccctgtggaacgctttcaacaccttgtagagtcaacatggaccagcatccctgtggaacgctttcaacaccttgtagagtccatgttctGACGaaattcttaatgttttgtactctcagtatacagtgttcctaatgttttgtacactcagtatacagtgttcctaatgttttgtacactcagtatacagtgttcctaatgttttgtacactcagtatacagtgttcctaatgtcttgtacactcagtatacagtgttcctaatgttttgtacactcagtatacagtgttcctaatgttttgtacactcagtatacagtgttcctaatgttttgtacactcagtatacagggttcctaatgttttgaatgCTCATTAtagttttcctaatgttttgaatgCTCATTATagggttcctaatgttttgaatgCTCATTATAGGGTTCCTAATgtcttgtacactcagtataaagtgttcctaatgttttgtactctcagtataaagtgttcctaatgtttttcaaACTCAGTataaagtgttcctaatgttttgaacactcagtaTACAGTGTTCTCAAACAACAGTCACTGAATCATGTTGGCACACTACCCTGGGTTTGTGATGATGCTCAGTATAACACAGGGAACGTCATTGCTGTCTCATTCATctcagaacccagaaccaaataGTGCGTGCGCTGGCTAGATACAGTCTGTTACCAGAGACGACTGTCTCACATCATGAGTTTTTCCTCGAAGATGTGCCCAGAGAAAACTCTGGACCCTACCCACTGGGGACAGACATCAGTTcaaacgtctagttttgatttggtTTCAGATGttaactaacgtgaattcaacgtgaaatcaacgtGAAATCAACGTGAAATCAACGTGAATTCAACAAGACATTTCACCATATCGTTGGATTTATGCTAAAAAGTTGTGTAAAAACAGAaccagttttccacgttgattcaacgttaTCAAGATTGAATTTCTTTTGGGGTTGAAATGACGTAGAAACAACACTGTtgcaaccagtttttgcccagtggggagTAATGTCATCCAGTCTGTTGGGAACGTGTGTTTGGACTGGTGACTAAACAGTTGGTCATCATGTAGTGTAGTCttcatatagtctacagtacttGTATACACCTATAGCCTTCATTTCCACACAACAATTAACTGCCCGGGGCTTCAGTTCCACACAATAATTAACTGCCCAGGGCTTCAGTTCCACACAACAATTAACTACCCAGGGCTTCAGTTCCACACAACAATGAACTGCCCGGGGCTTCAGTTCCACACAACAATTAACTGCCCGGGGCTTCAGTTCCACACAACAATTAACTGCCTAGGGCTTCAGTTCCACACAACAATTAACTGCCCAGGGCTTCAGTTCCACACAACAATTAACTGCCCGGGGCTTCAGTTCCACACAACAATTAACTGCCCAGGGCTTCAGTTCCACACAACAATTAACTGCCCGGGGCTTCAGTTCCACACAACAATTAACTGCCTAGGGCTTCAGTTCCACACAACAATTAACTGCCCAGGGCTTCAGTTCCACACGACAATTAACTGCCCGGGGCTTCAGTTCCACACAACAATTAACTGCCCAGGGCTTCAGTTCCACACGACAATTAACTGCCCGGGGCTTCAGTTCCACACAACAATTAACTGCCCAGGGCTTCAGTTCCACACGACAATTAACTGCCCGGGGCTTCAGTTCCACACAACAATTAACTGCCCAGGGCTTCAGTTCCACACAACAATTAACTGCCCGGGGCTTCAGTTCCACACAACAATTAACTGCCCAGGGCTTCAGTTCCACACAACAATTAACTGCCCGGGGCTTCAGTTCCACACAACAATTAACTGCCCGGGGCTTCAGTTCCACACGACAATTAACTGCCCAGGGCTTCAGTTCCTGACGACAATTAACTGCCCAGGGCTTCAGTTCCACACGACAATTAACTGCCCAGGGCTTCAGTTCCACACAACAATTAACTGCCCGGGGCTTCAGTTCCACACAACAATTAACTGCCCAGGGCTTCAGTTCCACACAGCAATTAACTGCCCAGGGCTTCAGTTCCACACAACAATTAACTGCCCGGGGCTTCAGTTCCACACAACAATTAACTGCCCAGGGCTTCAGTTCCACACGACAAGTAAAATCTCTAAAAACATCTCATTCGATTTAAGATTCGCTGCTGGAAAAAGTGTCACCCGTTGAGGGAATTTGTGGGACAGGAAATGACATCAGAGATGTTCTTTGCAACATCTGTGTCGGTCAGCGTCACATCCGAGCAGCAACATATGCATAGACAGTATTGCCCTACCATGCAAGAAGGCAATAACTGCTCATTTGGTCCAAAATTAGTTTATGTcatttttgctacattaaatacattcttaatcatgtggacaagtatcctgccttggTTGTATTGTGTTCAGGAGAAAATGGGGGGGTCATGTTAGCCAGTAACTGCATGAAGATACTGTGACACCAAGGTAGATAAAAGGtatttttctcagttccacgctatgagcagTTAATGTCTTTTTGCTTGGTCGGGCAGAGTATCATCTGAAGGGGACACACACATCCACAACACACACTCAGGGAGGCTTGGATTTGTTGGAGACACACACCAGGGACAGAGAACCGTGGTCAAACAGCCTGTACGGCAACGTCCCCTTCGTCGTCCACGCGTCAGTCTTTGGGTCGTAGCACTCGAAGCTGTCGGAGTCCTCTATGATGTCATGTCCGTTGATGAAGCGTCCTCCCGTCACGTACAGTTTGTCGTCGAGCACCGTGACGGCGTGATGCATCCTCCTCTGCTTCAGGTTCTCACACTTCGTAAAGCGGTTGGCTTTGGTGTCGTACGCGATCATTCTTCTGGTGTAGCCTGTAAAAAAAGGACATTAGGGGGGACAGTTAGGGGACAGTTAGGAGACAGTTAGGGGAAGGAGCTGCTGATGAAGTTGTCTTGACAAAAGACAGAGGAGATATCGAAGATCTCAAAGTCCTAAGTAGACCAAATAAAGTTGTATTTAATTGAAACATTAGATTGTCCTTTTTTCCCCTGACTAAAGCAACAGACCCAGTCTTCACCTACCTCCGATAATGTAGATCTTGTCATCGACAGACCCAGTCTTCACCTACCTCCGATAATGTAGATCTTGTCATCGACAGACCCAGTCTTCACCTACCTCCGATAATGTAGATCTTGTCATCGACAGACCCAGTCTTCACCTACCTCCGATAATGTAGATCTTGTCATCGACAGACCCAGTCTTCACCTACCTCCGATAATGTAGATCTTGTCATCGACAGACCCAGTCTTCACCTACCTCCGATAATGTAGATCTTGTCATCGACAGACCCAGTCTTCACCTACCTCCGATAATGTAGATCTTGTCATCGACAGACCCAGTCTTCACCTACCTCCGATAATGTAGATCTTGTCATCGACAGACCCAGTCTTCACCTACCTCCGATAATGTAGATCTTGTCATCGACAGACCCAGTCTTCACCTACCTCCGATAATGTAGATCTTGTCATCGACAGACCCAGTCTTCACCTACCTCCGATAATGTAGATCTTGTCATCGACAGACCCAGTCTTCACCTACCTCCGATAATGTAGATCTTGTCATCGACAGACCCAGTCTTCACCTACCTCCGATAATGTAGATCTTGTCATCGACAGACCCAGTCTTCACCTACCTCCGATAATGTGGATCTTGTCATCGACAGACCCAGTCTTCACCTACCTCCGATAATGTAGATCTTGTCATCGACAGACCCAGTCTTCACCTACCTCCGATAATGTAGATCTTGTCATCGACAGACCCAGTCTTCACCTACCTCCGATAATGTAGATCTTGTCATCGACAGACCCAGTCTTCACCTACCTCCGATAATGTAGATCTTGTCATCGACAGACCCAGTCTTCACCTACCTCCGATAATGTAGATCTTGTCATCGACAGACCCAGTCTTCACCTACCTCCGATAATGTAGATCTTGTCATCGACAGACCCAGTCTTCACCTACCTCCGATAATGTAGATCTTGTCATCGACAGACCCAGTCTTCACCTACCTCCGATAATGTAGATCTTGTCATCGACAGACCCAGTCTTCACCCACCTCCGATAATGTAGATCTTGTCATCGACAGACCCAGTCTTCACCTACCTCCGATAATGTAGATCTTGTCATCGATGACTGCTGCTGGTGCAGAAACGTTCTTCACTGTCCTGGTCTCCATCATAGACCACATATTCCTGCCAATGTGATACACCTGGAGAAAGAGGATGGGTTTAGAAGAGTTTAGTGTTTCTGTGCAGATttgtccccccccaaaaaagtttcAATAATTAACAGCAAACTCCACATTTTCAGTAATTAAACACCTCGAGACTTCAAATCTTCAGTAATTTAACACCCCGAGACTTCAAATCTTCAGTAATTCAACACCCAAGACTTCAAGTCTTCAGTAATTAAACACATGAGACTTCAAGTCTTCAGTAATTCAACACCAGAGACTTCAAATTTTCAGTAATTAAACACCCCGAGACTTCAAATCTTCAGTAATTCAACACCCCGAGACTTCAAGACTTCAAGTTCACCACAACAGCAACCTCAACAGAAGGACATTCTGCCTACCTGTATCATCCTGACAGGGTTCTGCATCGCGTCCTCTCCCCCGAACATGTAGATTCTTTGATCGTTAGCGGCAACCGCCGGGTGTAGCACAGCCGTCGGCATGGGAACCATAGCCTCCCATTGGTTGAACATACTATTGTACCTTTGCACCGTGTTGCACACCTGCTTCTCCGGCCCCAGGCCCCCCAGGACGAAGATAAAGTGcaggtaggagacagactggtGGGCGAAGCGCGGCTGGATCATGGGCTCAGTCGTCCTCCACTGGTTGGTCTTCAAAGACAACGTATAGACAGTGGTGCTAACCACTCTGTGCTTGGTGTTCATGGTGAGGCCTCCCAGGACATACAGGATACTGTGGATACAGACGTAGGAGGCCTTATAGAGTCGCAAGGGCAGCTTGGCCAGCCACTGCCAGCGCTGAGTCCTCTCGTCGAACAGGAGTGCTTCGCGGGACGTCTGTTCGTTGTTCTTGCGGCCGCCAACTAGAACCAGGGTCTCCCGGCAGGTGAAGCGCCGCGGGGTCACCCACAGGGGCTTGAGGTCCGACCCACACTTAGTGGTGATGGAGAACATGAGGCGTCGGACGGACTTGATGACCTCGGTGCACAGGGTGGAGGACTGGACGAGGGGGTCGCTGGCGATGAACTGGAACAGGTAGGTGGGGTGGATGTAGCGCAGACGCACCTTCCTGAAGAGGTCGGAGATGGCGACGCGCCGTGAGAACGGGTCGTGGTGGATCCACGCCAGTAACGTCTCGAAcacctgtttaaaaaaaataaaaaagctgtTTTAATTTCAACGCTTAGTTCTTAAACATCCATTGATAGTTTTAACTTTGTTGATGATGCGCTGCTGCTTTTAGTGGCCGTTGTTGTTGATTGGGGTGTTTATTTTTAGTATTACCTTACCTGCTCCTCCTCAGCACAGAGCCAGTCATCCTCCAGGTAACCCATCAGCTCAGGTAAGGAGAGCTCACACAGGTCCTCAGAGGTAGAGACGTCGGAGAAGCTCTGTACTGCCATCTCCCTGGCCTGGAATCaatcaatgaatgaatgaatgccaTTGACGATACACATGGGCTGAGTCCGAAATAGTACCCTTTTCCCTAATTCattttagtacactacttttgaccagggcccctaggCTGTCAAGGGAACTAACTACACCAGGGCTCTTAGGCTGCCAAGTGGACTAACTACACCCTACACCAGGGCTCCTAGGCTGCCAAGTGGACTAACTACACCAGGGCCCCTAGGCTCCCAGTGAACTAACTACACCAGGGTCCCTAGGCTGCCAAGTGGACTAACTACACCAGGGCTCCTAGGCTGCCAAGTCAACTAACTACACCAGGGCTCCTAGGCTGCCAAGTGGACTAACTACACCCTACACCAGGGCTCCTAGGCTGCCAAGTGGACTAACTACACCAGGGCCCCTAGGCTCCCAGTGAACTAACTACACCAGGGTCCCTAGGCTGCCAAGTGGACTAACTACACCAAGGCCCCTAGGCTCCCAGTGAACTAACTACACCAGGGCCCCTAGGCTCCCAGTGAACTAACTACACCAGGGCTCCTAGGCTGTCAAGTGACCTAACTACACCAGGGCTCCTAGGCTGCTAAATGAACTAACTACACCAGGGCCCCTAGGCTGCCAAATGAACTAACTACACCAGGGCTCCTAGGCTGCTAAATGAACTAACTACACCAGGGCTCCTAGGCTGCCAAGTCAACTAACTACACCAGTGCTCCTAGGCTGCCAAGTCAACAAACTACACCAGGGCCCCTAGGCTGCCAAGTCAACTAACTACACCAAGGCCCCTAGGCTCCCAGTGAACTAACTACACCAGGGCCCCTAGGCTCCCAGTGAACTAACTACACCAGGGTCCCTAGGCTGCCAAGTGAACTAACTACACCAGGGCTCCTAGGCTCCCAGTGAACTAACTACACCAGGGCTCCTAGGCTCCCAGTGAACTAACTACACCAGGGCTCCTAGGCTGCCAGTGAACTAACTACACCAGGGCTCCTAGGCTGCCAAATGAACCAACAATACATACTTAAAACGAAATAAATTCTACTGACCTTCTCCTTCAGGCTGTTGCAGTGTAATATCTTTGCCAGCCGCATCATGCTGAGGCAGTTGTCTGAGCTCAGCTGCTCCTAAAATATAttacatgtaaaaaatgtaaatgtatttcccccagggacaaaacacacattattAATCCTATTAAAGTTTCATCATCAATGTGAAAGTGTCAGAGTTTAAAGCCAGGAAGCTAATTCATCTGTGGTCACCTGCAGGAATGAGGAGCAGGCCTCGAACAGCCTGGTGTACTGGAGCATGGAGGAAGCCTGCATAAGGGGCAGTACTATCTCCATGGTGATGGTTATGACCCCTGTGTAGACGTAGTCGACGATGTCACTCAGGATGCTGGAGGTGATCCccttcaacaataacaataataacaacaatactaCAATagcaataacaataatagtaataataacaacaataacaacaacaataataataatagtaa of the Oncorhynchus clarkii lewisi isolate Uvic-CL-2024 chromosome 3, UVic_Ocla_1.0, whole genome shotgun sequence genome contains:
- the LOC139405626 gene encoding kelch-like protein 38 isoform X2 codes for the protein MDQSKPHVDVFHYRNEEQSSYLLLQLNRLRQNRILTDVLLCSDNTEIPCHRNILASSSPYFTAMFCHHFRETNQEKVDLKGITSSILSDIVDYVYTGVITITMEIVLPLMQASSMLQYTRLFEACSSFLQLSSDNCLSMMRLAKILHCNSLKEKAREMAVQSFSDVSTSEDLCELSLPELMGYLEDDWLCAEEEQVFETLLAWIHHDPFSRRVAISDLFRKVRLRYIHPTYLFQFIASDPLVQSSTLCTEVIKSVRRLMFSITTKCGSDLKPLWVTPRRFTCRETLVLVGGRKNNEQTSREALLFDERTQRWQWLAKLPLRLYKASYVCIHSILYVLGGLTMNTKHRVVSTTVYTLSLKTNQWRTTEPMIQPRFAHQSVSYLHFIFVLGGLGPEKQVCNTVQRYNSMFNQWEAMVPMPTAVLHPAVAANDQRIYMFGGEDAMQNPVRMIQVYHIGRNMWSMMETRTVKNVSAPAAVIDDKIYIIGGYTRRMIAYDTKANRFTKCENLKQRRMHHAVTVLDDKLYVTGGRFINGHDIIEDSDSFECYDPKTDAWTTKGTLPYRLFDHGSLSLVCVSNKSKPP
- the LOC139405626 gene encoding kelch-like protein 38 isoform X3, with the protein product MDQSKPHVDVFHYRNEEQSSYLLLQLNRLRQNRILTDVLLCSDNTEIPCHRNILASSSPYFTAMFCHHFRETNQEKVDLKGITSSILSDIVDYVYTGVITITMEIVLPLMQASSMLQYTRLFEACSSFLQEQLSSDNCLSMMRLAKILHCNSLKEKAREMAVQSFSDVSTSEDLCELSLPELMGYLEDDWLCAEEEQVFETLLAWIHHDPFSRRVAISDLFRKVRLRYIHPTYLFQFIASDPLVQSSTLCTEVIKSVRRLMFSITTKCGSDLKPLWVTPRRFTCRETLVLVGGRKNNEQTSREALLFDERTQRWQWLAKLPLRLYKASYVCIHSILYVLGGLTMNTKHRVVSTTVYTLSLKTNQWRTTEPMIQPRFAHQSVSYLHFIFVLGGLGPEKQVCNTVQRYNSMFNQWEAMVPMPTAVLHPAVAANDQRIYMFGGEDAMQNPVRMIQVYHIGRNMWSMMETRTVKNVSAPAAVIDDKIYIIGGG
- the LOC139405626 gene encoding kelch-like protein 38 isoform X1, which gives rise to MDQSKPHVDVFHYRNEEQSSYLLLQLNRLRQNRILTDVLLCSDNTEIPCHRNILASSSPYFTAMFCHHFRETNQEKVDLKGITSSILSDIVDYVYTGVITITMEIVLPLMQASSMLQYTRLFEACSSFLQEQLSSDNCLSMMRLAKILHCNSLKEKAREMAVQSFSDVSTSEDLCELSLPELMGYLEDDWLCAEEEQVFETLLAWIHHDPFSRRVAISDLFRKVRLRYIHPTYLFQFIASDPLVQSSTLCTEVIKSVRRLMFSITTKCGSDLKPLWVTPRRFTCRETLVLVGGRKNNEQTSREALLFDERTQRWQWLAKLPLRLYKASYVCIHSILYVLGGLTMNTKHRVVSTTVYTLSLKTNQWRTTEPMIQPRFAHQSVSYLHFIFVLGGLGPEKQVCNTVQRYNSMFNQWEAMVPMPTAVLHPAVAANDQRIYMFGGEDAMQNPVRMIQVYHIGRNMWSMMETRTVKNVSAPAAVIDDKIYIIGGYTRRMIAYDTKANRFTKCENLKQRRMHHAVTVLDDKLYVTGGRFINGHDIIEDSDSFECYDPKTDAWTTKGTLPYRLFDHGSLSLVCVSNKSKPP